A genomic stretch from Malus domestica chromosome 15, GDT2T_hap1 includes:
- the LOC103450337 gene encoding high mobility group B protein 9-like isoform X6, giving the protein MSRVAGRRKPWNGGSQLQGVHYPAPLATHGEVVKNAVVFWDTLRRFHFMINTTKFMVPVIGGKELDLHILYVEVTRRGGFEKVVAEKKWREVGGIFMFSPTTTSASFVLRKHYSTLLYHYEQVHFFRTQGPLSTPTPSELALVEYSPKGKGAKGAKGRKPINGCPLLVTDEGTGTIDGKFDCGYLVTVKFGSETLSGVLYHPNQQTLAASPNPTPSPEPVNAIVPYTPQRSVRVAGSRRRRRSRRRTDPNYPKPNRSGYNFFFAETHFKLKSLYPNREREFTKMIGESWNKLPAEERLVTTDR; this is encoded by the exons atgtCGCGGGTGGCGGGGAGACGGAAGCCGTGGAATGGGGGGTCGCAACTGCAGGGTGTGCATTATCCAGCACCACTTGCCACTCATGGGGAGGTCGTGAAAAACGCTGTTGTTTTTTGGGACACTCTCCGGCGCTTCCATTTCATGATCAACACCACCAAGTTTAT gGTTCCTGTGATCGGAGGGAAGGAGCTAGATTTGCACATATTATATGTGGAGGTAACAAGGAGGGGTGGCTTTGAGAAG GTAGTTGCAGAGAAGAAATGGAGGGAAGTGGGCGGTATTTTCATGTTCTCCCCCACAACAACGAGCGCTTCGTTTGTGCTGAGGAAACACTACTCAACCCTTCTTTACCATTACGAACAGGTTCACTTTTTTAGGACACAGGGTCCTTTATCTACCCCAACACCCTCAG AACTGGCGCTGGTGGAATATTCCCCCAAAGGCAAAGGGGCCAAAGGGGCCAAAGGGCGCAAACCCATAAATGGTTGTCCGCTTTTGGTCACTGATGAAG gtACTGGAACAATTGATGGGAAATTCGATTGCGGCTATCTCGTTACGGTGAAATTCGGTTCGGAGACTCTCAGTGGAGTACTCTACCACCCTAACCAGCAGACTCTAGCCGCTTCTCCTAATCCAACTCCATCCCCCGAACCTGTCAATGCCATTGTACCCTACACCCCCCAAAGATCTGTTCGTGTTGCGGGttcgaggaggaggaggagatcaAGGAGGAGGACAGATCCCAACTACCCAAAACCCAACCGGAGCGGCTACAATTTCTTCTTTGCTGAAACGCATTTCAAGCTCAAGTCCCTCTACCCAAACAGAGAGAGGGAGTTTACCAAGATGATTGGCGAGTCTTGGAACAAACTCCCTGCAGAAGAGAGGCTGGTAACTACAGACAGATAA
- the LOC103450337 gene encoding high mobility group B protein 9-like isoform X5 — protein MSRVAGRRKPWNGGSQLQGVHYPAPLATHGEVVKNAVVFWDTLRRFHFMINTTKFMVPVIGGKELDLHILYVEVTRRGGFEKVVAEKKWREVGGIFMFSPTTTSASFVLRKHYSTLLYHYEQVHFFRTQGPLSTPTPSEKPELALVEYSPKGKGAKGAKGRKPINGCPLLVTDEGTGTIDGKFDCGYLVTVKFGSETLSGVLYHPNQQTLAASPNPTPSPEPVNAIVPYTPQRSVRVAGSRRRRRSRRRTDPNYPKPNRSGYNFFFAETHFKLKSLYPNREREFTKMIGESWNKLPAEERLVTTDR, from the exons atgtCGCGGGTGGCGGGGAGACGGAAGCCGTGGAATGGGGGGTCGCAACTGCAGGGTGTGCATTATCCAGCACCACTTGCCACTCATGGGGAGGTCGTGAAAAACGCTGTTGTTTTTTGGGACACTCTCCGGCGCTTCCATTTCATGATCAACACCACCAAGTTTAT gGTTCCTGTGATCGGAGGGAAGGAGCTAGATTTGCACATATTATATGTGGAGGTAACAAGGAGGGGTGGCTTTGAGAAG GTAGTTGCAGAGAAGAAATGGAGGGAAGTGGGCGGTATTTTCATGTTCTCCCCCACAACAACGAGCGCTTCGTTTGTGCTGAGGAAACACTACTCAACCCTTCTTTACCATTACGAACAGGTTCACTTTTTTAGGACACAGGGTCCTTTATCTACCCCAACACCCTCAG AGAAACCAGAACTGGCGCTGGTGGAATATTCCCCCAAAGGCAAAGGGGCCAAAGGGGCCAAAGGGCGCAAACCCATAAATGGTTGTCCGCTTTTGGTCACTGATGAAG gtACTGGAACAATTGATGGGAAATTCGATTGCGGCTATCTCGTTACGGTGAAATTCGGTTCGGAGACTCTCAGTGGAGTACTCTACCACCCTAACCAGCAGACTCTAGCCGCTTCTCCTAATCCAACTCCATCCCCCGAACCTGTCAATGCCATTGTACCCTACACCCCCCAAAGATCTGTTCGTGTTGCGGGttcgaggaggaggaggagatcaAGGAGGAGGACAGATCCCAACTACCCAAAACCCAACCGGAGCGGCTACAATTTCTTCTTTGCTGAAACGCATTTCAAGCTCAAGTCCCTCTACCCAAACAGAGAGAGGGAGTTTACCAAGATGATTGGCGAGTCTTGGAACAAACTCCCTGCAGAAGAGAGGCTGGTAACTACAGACAGATAA
- the LOC103450337 gene encoding high mobility group B protein 9-like isoform X1: MSRVAGRRKPWNGGSQLQGVHYPAPLATHGEVVKNAVVFWDTLRRFHFMINTTKFMVPVIGGKELDLHILYVEVTRRGGFEKVVAEKKWREVGGIFMFSPTTTSASFVLRKHYSTLLYHYEQVHFFRTQGPLSTPTPSVLPFSEKPELALVEYSPKGKGAKGAKGRKPINGCPLLVTDEGTGTIDGKFDCGYLVTVKFGSETLSGVLYHPNQQTLAASPNPTPSPEPVNAIVPYTPQRSVRVAGSRRRRRSRRRTDPNYPKPNRSGYNFFFAETHFKLKSLYPNREREFTKMIGESWNKLPAEERLVYQNIGLQDKERYKRELKEYKENLQLRIQAGHGN; the protein is encoded by the exons atgtCGCGGGTGGCGGGGAGACGGAAGCCGTGGAATGGGGGGTCGCAACTGCAGGGTGTGCATTATCCAGCACCACTTGCCACTCATGGGGAGGTCGTGAAAAACGCTGTTGTTTTTTGGGACACTCTCCGGCGCTTCCATTTCATGATCAACACCACCAAGTTTAT gGTTCCTGTGATCGGAGGGAAGGAGCTAGATTTGCACATATTATATGTGGAGGTAACAAGGAGGGGTGGCTTTGAGAAG GTAGTTGCAGAGAAGAAATGGAGGGAAGTGGGCGGTATTTTCATGTTCTCCCCCACAACAACGAGCGCTTCGTTTGTGCTGAGGAAACACTACTCAACCCTTCTTTACCATTACGAACAGGTTCACTTTTTTAGGACACAGGGTCCTTTATCTACCCCAACACCCTCAG TGCTTCCTTTTTCCG AGAAACCAGAACTGGCGCTGGTGGAATATTCCCCCAAAGGCAAAGGGGCCAAAGGGGCCAAAGGGCGCAAACCCATAAATGGTTGTCCGCTTTTGGTCACTGATGAAG gtACTGGAACAATTGATGGGAAATTCGATTGCGGCTATCTCGTTACGGTGAAATTCGGTTCGGAGACTCTCAGTGGAGTACTCTACCACCCTAACCAGCAGACTCTAGCCGCTTCTCCTAATCCAACTCCATCCCCCGAACCTGTCAATGCCATTGTACCCTACACCCCCCAAAGATCTGTTCGTGTTGCGGGttcgaggaggaggaggagatcaAGGAGGAGGACAGATCCCAACTACCCAAAACCCAACCGGAGCGGCTACAATTTCTTCTTTGCTGAAACGCATTTCAAGCTCAAGTCCCTCTACCCAAACAGAGAGAGGGAGTTTACCAAGATGATTGGCGAGTCTTGGAACAAACTCCCTGCAGAAGAGAGGCTG GTTTACCAGAACATTGGGTTGCAAGACAAAGAAAGATACAAGAGAGAGTTAAAAGAGTACAAGGAAAATTTGCAGCTCAGGATTCAGGCTGGCCATGGAAATTAA
- the LOC103413816 gene encoding uncharacterized protein yields MNYSSPPYIPTISISDQQHLLEKLQVFKIQGRDKHGRKVLRIVGKFFPARSVSNEAVNKYLEEKIFPKLGDKAFFSVVYVHTDVNRGDNFPGISTLRSIYGAIPTAVKDRLQAVYFLHPGLQAKLFLATFGRLLFTGGLYKKLKYVTRLEFLWVQVRRNEVEVPDFVYDYDEQLEYRPIMDYGLESDHPRVYGPSSFASSTTSSLLDSPAVSMYSMRCIA; encoded by the exons ATGAACTATTCTTCTCCTCCTTACATACCAACAATCTCAATATCGGACCAGCAACACCTCCTTGAGAAACTTCAAGTCTTTAAGATTCAAGGCCGGGACAAACATGGTCGAAAGGTTCTTCGCATCGTCGGAAAGTTCTTTCCAG CTCGAAGCGTGAGCAACGAGGCTGTGAACAAGTACTTGGAGGAGAAAATATTCCCAAAGTTAGGTGACAAAGCCTTCTTCTCGGTGGTGTACGTTCACACAGATGTGAATCGCGGCGACAACTTTCCCGGAATTTCAACCCTGCGATCCATCTACGGGGCAATTCCGACCGCCGTCAAGGATCGCCTCCAAGCCGTTTACTTTCTCCACCCAGGATTGCAGGCCAAGCTCTTCCTTGCCACCTTTGGTCGTCTCCTTTTCACCGGAGG GTTGTACAAGAAGCTAAAGTATGTGACAAGGCTGGAGTTTCTGTGGGTTCAGGTGCGGAGGAATGAGGTGGAAGTTCCGGATTTCGTGTACGATTACGATGAGCAGCTGGAGTACCGTCCGATCATGGACTATGGATTAGAGAGTGATCACCCCAGAGTCTACGGGCCTTCCTCCTTTGCGTCTTCTACGACATCGTCCTTGCTGGATTCGCCTGCTGTGTCCATGTACTCCATGCGTTGTATTGCCTAG
- the LOC103413818 gene encoding uncharacterized protein, protein MECPPPTLTSPTHITDNPDTKPTRSPPSPWPQEPDPKKLKMSTTTTSDDEEATAAATNAAKTPRYKRRKVAIFFAYLGVGYQGMQKNPGAKTIEGDLEEALYLSNAVPEQDRNSPKRYDWARSARTDKGVSAVGQVVSGRFYVDPPGFIDRLNSNLSPQIRIFGYKRVTASFNAKKFCDRRRYVYLIPVFALDPSAHRDRGSVLASLGSDQEFVKCLECSERGRKVGGLMGKRTYELRGTNFEVSISSNTNESMVESEIGEKFRVLPGNAGCDNLISETRNEVSLSINEEIKVLTENAGVDNSNSELKTEISISINNNEVTEIEVENNRVVPNEAEAADLNSESLDDTNVSFGEEKANEKENTEEGSGKGNGFCYGEKERERFNKILNSYEGTHNFHNFTTRTKAVDPAAQRYIISFNANTTVTVEGMEFVKCEVVGQSFMLHQIRKMIGLAVAIFRGCAPESLLERALQKDVNINVPTAPEVGLYLDECFFSSYNQKWGDSHEELSMKGYEQEAEDFKMKHIYTHIASTEHKEGVVGLWLHSLNHRNYPDLGPAENNGNTSNGISADTGNVVAE, encoded by the exons ATGGAGTGTCCTCCACCAACGTTAACAAGCCCCACTCACATCACTGACAATCCAGATACGAAACCCACTAGGTCACCGCCGTCGCCGTGGCCACAAGAGCCCGACCCCAAGAAGCTCAAAatgtccaccaccaccaccagcgACGACGAAGAAGCTACCGCCGCCGCCACCAACGCCGCTAAAACGCCACGGTACAAGCGCCGAAAGGTTGCAATATTCTTCGCTTATTTAGGCGTCGGATACCAAGGAATGCAAAAGAATCCAGGCGCCAAAACCATCGAGGGGGACCTCGAAGAAGCTCTCTACCTTTCCAACGCCGTCCCCGAGCAGGACCGCAACAGCCCTAAGCGCTACGACTGGGCCCGCTCCGCCCGCACCGATAAGGGGGTCAGCGCCGTCGGCCAGGTTGTCTCGGGCCGCTTCTATGTCGATCCGCCGGGATTCATCGACCGCCTCAATTCAAACCTTTCTCCTCAGATTCGGATTTTCGGCTACAAACGCGTCACGGCGTCGTTTAACGCGAAGAAGTTCTGTGATCGGAGAAGGTATGTGTATCTGATTCCCGTATTTGCTCTTGATCCTTCTGCTCATCGCGATAGAGGGAGCGTGTTGGCTAGTCTTGGGTCTGATCAGGAGTTTGTTAAGTGCTTGGAGTGCTCCGAGAGAGGGCGTAAAGTCGGGGGCTTGATGGGTAAGCGCACGTATGAATTGAGAGGTACGAATTTTGAGGTAAGCATTTCGTCCAACACCAATGAGTCTATGGTTGAATCTGAAATTGGTGAAAAATTTAGGGTTCTTCCCGGAAATGCTGGCTGTGATAATTTGATTTCTGAGACCAGAAATGAAGTTAGCCTTAGCATTAATGAAGAAATTAAGGTTCTTACGGAGAATGCTGGGGTTGATAATTCGAATTCTGAACTCAAAACTGAAATTAGCATTAGTATTAATAACAATGAGGTTACTGAAATTGAGGTTGAGAATAATCGAGTGGTCCCCAATGAGGCAGAGGCTGCTGATTTGAATTCGGAGTCACTAGATGATACGAATGTTAGTTTTGGTGAAGAGAAGGCTAATGAAAAAGAGAATACAGAGGAAGGAAGTGGAAAAGGAAATGGGTTTTGTTATGGTGAGAAGGAGAGGGAAAGGTTCAACAAAATTTTGAATAGTTATGAGGGGACTCATAACTTCCACAACTTCACCACCAGAACTAAAGCTGTAGACCCCGCTGCTCAGCGCtacattatttcattcaatgcGAACACCACGGTTACAGTTGAGGGTATGGAATTCGTTAAGTGTGAGGTTGTGGGGCAGAGCTTCATGCTTCATCAGATTAGGAAGATGATCGGGCTTGCGGTGGCAATCTTCAGGGGATGTGCTCCAGAGTCATTGCTCGAAAGAGCATTGCAAAA GGATGTTAACATCAATGTGCCGACAGCTCCTGAAGTTGGATTGTACTTGGATGAGTGCTTCTTTTCGTCATATAACCAGAAATGGGGAGACAGTCATGAAGAGCTGTCAATGAAAGGCTATGAACAAGAGGCAGAAGACTTCAAGATGAAGCATATATACACTCACATAGCATCCACCGAGCATAAAGAAGGTGTTGTGGGTCTCTGGTTGCACTCCCTCAACCACCGTAACTATCCGGATTTAGGTCCTGCTGAGAACAATGGAAATACCAGCAACGGAATAAGTGCTGATACGGGTAATGTCGTTGCtgagtaa
- the LOC103413817 gene encoding F-box protein SKIP23-like, whose product MGVDWTQLPPELAESISKKLTIYADYLRFRVVCHSWRASVPKTPHHLPPQLPWLMLPQSQPNQSHRAFFNLSNSRVHFLHLPEASHRKRRCGSSHGWLVILDETPSVLLVNPLTRARRHLPPLSTFPDVVRFDYSEVGREYALRSPSGDVYTRSLTQMRDSFLKKVVLSSSPLEANGFTFTAVAIVNQTGDLAFCREGDQSWTLIDGAQSYSEDVISVNGLFYAVDKKGTVVVCDVNGPSPSRVGIIRTPRLEEADMRYLVSSGDDLLLVSRYLEIDYGFLVDSMNVNYKTAKFDLFRMNWAGERWDKVENLGDRMVFIGENSSFSLSASDFPGSLGNCVYFTDDYSESNNESGVGGYDSGIFKLWDGTIQELPPYPGNSNYEVHWPAGSLPLWVTPNPC is encoded by the coding sequence ATGGGGGTGGATTGGACCCAACTACCACCAGAACTCGCCGAATCAATCTCCAAAAAGCTCACAATCTACGCCGACTACCTCCGATTCCGAGTTGTGTGTCACAGCTGGCGAGCCTCCGTCCCCAAAACCCCGCACCACCTCCCTCCCCAGCTCCCCTGGCTGATGCTCCCCCAATCCCAGCCCAACCAATCCCACCGGGCCTTCTTCAACCTCTCCAACAGCAGAGTCCACTTCCTCCACCTTCCAGAAGCTTCTCACCGCAAGCGTCGCTGCGGCTCCTCCCACGGATGGCTCGTCATCCTCGACGAAACACCCTCCGTCCTCCTCGTTAACCCCCTCACGCGCGCCAGGCGCCACCTCCCTCCGCTCTCCACCTTCCCCGACGTTGTTCGATTTGATTACTCTGAAGTTGGCCGAGAATACGCCCTCCGATCCCCGTCTGGTGACGTCTACACGCGCAGCCTGACCCAAATGCGCGATTCGTTTCTGAAAAAGGTCGTCCTTTCATCTAGTCCTCTGGAAGCCAACGGTTTCACTTTCACCGCCGTAGCGATTGTCAATCAAACCGGCGACTTGGCGTTTTGCAGGGAAGGAGACCAGTCTTGGACTTTGATCGACGGCGCACAGTCGTATTCCGAGGATGTCATATCTGTCAACGGCTTGTTTTACGCCGTCGACAAGAAGGGAACCGTGGTGGTGTGCGATGTTAATGGTCCGTCTCCGTCTAGGGTTGGGATTATCCGAACGCCGAGACTAGAGGAGGCCGACATGCGATATTTGGTGAGTTCAGGGGATGATTTGTTATTGGTGAGTCGGTATTTGGAGATTGATTACGGTTTTCTGGTGGACAGTATGAATGTAAATTACAAGACAGCAAAATTTGACCTTTTTAGGATGAATTGGGCGGGGGAGAGGTGGGACAAGGTTGAGAACTTGGGTGATAGGATGGTGTTTATTGGCGAAAACTCATCGTTTTCATTGTCGGCCTCTGATTTTCCAGGAAGTCTTGGAAATTGCGTTTATTTCACAGACGATTATTCGGAATCAAACAACGAGAGCGGAGTTGGGGGATATGATTCGGGCATTTTCAAATTATGGGATGGAACAATTCAAGAGTTGCCCCCTTATCCAGGGAATTCGAATTATGAGGTGCATTGGCCTGCCGGCTCTCTACCTCTTTGGGTAACTCCAAATCCATGCTGA
- the LOC103450338 gene encoding mediator of RNA polymerase II transcription subunit 30 codes for MDEKDSNELTASPKTTQELAMEGQKHLEETIEAAFQILSSMNDELCNPTLWSTTGTASSNTANGPSFHSNGVNNGDSSSSENTFSHQHGDLVGAGGPGTGGALEEARFRYKNSVGLLRAVLAAIPNSQKATSKTSSTAVGSESPADQAEIEKLDERASDLRKELTNKNVYIKFLIDQLRDLITDISTWQSPCSV; via the exons ATGGATGAGAAGGATTCGAATGAATTAACAGCAAGCCCTAAGACGACGCAAGAGCTAGCAATGGAAGGCCAGAAGCATTTAGAAGAAACTATCGAGGCAGCTTTCCAGATCCTCTCCTCCATGAACGACGAGCTCTGCAACCCCACCTTGTGGTCCACCACCGGCACCGCCTCCTCTAACACTGCAAATGGCCCTTCTTTCCACTCAAACGGCGTCAATAACGGCGATTCGTCTTCTTCCGAAAACACTTTTTCCCATCAACATGGAGACTTAGTTGGCGCTGGTGGTCCTGGCACCGGAGGAGCTCTTGAGGAGGCTCGATTTCGGTATAAGAACTCTGTGGGCTTGCTTCGTGCCGTTCTCGCTGCAATTCCCAACTCTCAGAAG GCAACATCCAAAACCAGTTCAACTGCTGTTGGTTCAGAATCACCGGCAGATCAAGCTGAAATTGAGAAGTTGGATGAGCGAGCGTCCGATTTGAGAAAG GAGCTTACGAACAAGAATGTGTATATCAAATTTCTTATAGATCAACTACGGGATCTGATCACTGACATCTCAACGTGGCAAAGTCCTTGTTCCGTCTGA
- the LOC103450337 gene encoding high mobility group B protein 9-like isoform X2 → MSRVAGRRKPWNGGSQLQGVHYPAPLATHGEVVKNAVVFWDTLRRFHFMINTTKFMVPVIGGKELDLHILYVEVTRRGGFEKVVAEKKWREVGGIFMFSPTTTSASFVLRKHYSTLLYHYEQVHFFRTQGPLSTPTPSEKPELALVEYSPKGKGAKGAKGRKPINGCPLLVTDEGTGTIDGKFDCGYLVTVKFGSETLSGVLYHPNQQTLAASPNPTPSPEPVNAIVPYTPQRSVRVAGSRRRRRSRRRTDPNYPKPNRSGYNFFFAETHFKLKSLYPNREREFTKMIGESWNKLPAEERLVYQNIGLQDKERYKRELKEYKENLQLRIQAGHGN, encoded by the exons atgtCGCGGGTGGCGGGGAGACGGAAGCCGTGGAATGGGGGGTCGCAACTGCAGGGTGTGCATTATCCAGCACCACTTGCCACTCATGGGGAGGTCGTGAAAAACGCTGTTGTTTTTTGGGACACTCTCCGGCGCTTCCATTTCATGATCAACACCACCAAGTTTAT gGTTCCTGTGATCGGAGGGAAGGAGCTAGATTTGCACATATTATATGTGGAGGTAACAAGGAGGGGTGGCTTTGAGAAG GTAGTTGCAGAGAAGAAATGGAGGGAAGTGGGCGGTATTTTCATGTTCTCCCCCACAACAACGAGCGCTTCGTTTGTGCTGAGGAAACACTACTCAACCCTTCTTTACCATTACGAACAGGTTCACTTTTTTAGGACACAGGGTCCTTTATCTACCCCAACACCCTCAG AGAAACCAGAACTGGCGCTGGTGGAATATTCCCCCAAAGGCAAAGGGGCCAAAGGGGCCAAAGGGCGCAAACCCATAAATGGTTGTCCGCTTTTGGTCACTGATGAAG gtACTGGAACAATTGATGGGAAATTCGATTGCGGCTATCTCGTTACGGTGAAATTCGGTTCGGAGACTCTCAGTGGAGTACTCTACCACCCTAACCAGCAGACTCTAGCCGCTTCTCCTAATCCAACTCCATCCCCCGAACCTGTCAATGCCATTGTACCCTACACCCCCCAAAGATCTGTTCGTGTTGCGGGttcgaggaggaggaggagatcaAGGAGGAGGACAGATCCCAACTACCCAAAACCCAACCGGAGCGGCTACAATTTCTTCTTTGCTGAAACGCATTTCAAGCTCAAGTCCCTCTACCCAAACAGAGAGAGGGAGTTTACCAAGATGATTGGCGAGTCTTGGAACAAACTCCCTGCAGAAGAGAGGCTG GTTTACCAGAACATTGGGTTGCAAGACAAAGAAAGATACAAGAGAGAGTTAAAAGAGTACAAGGAAAATTTGCAGCTCAGGATTCAGGCTGGCCATGGAAATTAA
- the LOC103450337 gene encoding high mobility group B protein 9-like isoform X3, with translation MSRVAGRRKPWNGGSQLQGVHYPAPLATHGEVVKNAVVFWDTLRRFHFMINTTKFMVPVIGGKELDLHILYVEVTRRGGFEKVVAEKKWREVGGIFMFSPTTTSASFVLRKHYSTLLYHYEQVHFFRTQGPLSTPTPSELALVEYSPKGKGAKGAKGRKPINGCPLLVTDEGTGTIDGKFDCGYLVTVKFGSETLSGVLYHPNQQTLAASPNPTPSPEPVNAIVPYTPQRSVRVAGSRRRRRSRRRTDPNYPKPNRSGYNFFFAETHFKLKSLYPNREREFTKMIGESWNKLPAEERLVYQNIGLQDKERYKRELKEYKENLQLRIQAGHGN, from the exons atgtCGCGGGTGGCGGGGAGACGGAAGCCGTGGAATGGGGGGTCGCAACTGCAGGGTGTGCATTATCCAGCACCACTTGCCACTCATGGGGAGGTCGTGAAAAACGCTGTTGTTTTTTGGGACACTCTCCGGCGCTTCCATTTCATGATCAACACCACCAAGTTTAT gGTTCCTGTGATCGGAGGGAAGGAGCTAGATTTGCACATATTATATGTGGAGGTAACAAGGAGGGGTGGCTTTGAGAAG GTAGTTGCAGAGAAGAAATGGAGGGAAGTGGGCGGTATTTTCATGTTCTCCCCCACAACAACGAGCGCTTCGTTTGTGCTGAGGAAACACTACTCAACCCTTCTTTACCATTACGAACAGGTTCACTTTTTTAGGACACAGGGTCCTTTATCTACCCCAACACCCTCAG AACTGGCGCTGGTGGAATATTCCCCCAAAGGCAAAGGGGCCAAAGGGGCCAAAGGGCGCAAACCCATAAATGGTTGTCCGCTTTTGGTCACTGATGAAG gtACTGGAACAATTGATGGGAAATTCGATTGCGGCTATCTCGTTACGGTGAAATTCGGTTCGGAGACTCTCAGTGGAGTACTCTACCACCCTAACCAGCAGACTCTAGCCGCTTCTCCTAATCCAACTCCATCCCCCGAACCTGTCAATGCCATTGTACCCTACACCCCCCAAAGATCTGTTCGTGTTGCGGGttcgaggaggaggaggagatcaAGGAGGAGGACAGATCCCAACTACCCAAAACCCAACCGGAGCGGCTACAATTTCTTCTTTGCTGAAACGCATTTCAAGCTCAAGTCCCTCTACCCAAACAGAGAGAGGGAGTTTACCAAGATGATTGGCGAGTCTTGGAACAAACTCCCTGCAGAAGAGAGGCTG GTTTACCAGAACATTGGGTTGCAAGACAAAGAAAGATACAAGAGAGAGTTAAAAGAGTACAAGGAAAATTTGCAGCTCAGGATTCAGGCTGGCCATGGAAATTAA
- the LOC103450337 gene encoding high mobility group B protein 9-like isoform X4: MSRVAGRRKPWNGGSQLQGVHYPAPLATHGEVVKNAVVFWDTLRRFHFMINTTKFMVPVIGGKELDLHILYVEVTRRGGFEKVVAEKKWREVGGIFMFSPTTTSASFVLRKHYSTLLYHYEQVHFFRTQGPLSTPTPSVLPFSEKPELALVEYSPKGKGAKGAKGRKPINGCPLLVTDEGTGTIDGKFDCGYLVTVKFGSETLSGVLYHPNQQTLAASPNPTPSPEPVNAIVPYTPQRSVRVAGSRRRRRSRRRTDPNYPKPNRSGYNFFFAETHFKLKSLYPNREREFTKMIGESWNKLPAEERLVTTDR; encoded by the exons atgtCGCGGGTGGCGGGGAGACGGAAGCCGTGGAATGGGGGGTCGCAACTGCAGGGTGTGCATTATCCAGCACCACTTGCCACTCATGGGGAGGTCGTGAAAAACGCTGTTGTTTTTTGGGACACTCTCCGGCGCTTCCATTTCATGATCAACACCACCAAGTTTAT gGTTCCTGTGATCGGAGGGAAGGAGCTAGATTTGCACATATTATATGTGGAGGTAACAAGGAGGGGTGGCTTTGAGAAG GTAGTTGCAGAGAAGAAATGGAGGGAAGTGGGCGGTATTTTCATGTTCTCCCCCACAACAACGAGCGCTTCGTTTGTGCTGAGGAAACACTACTCAACCCTTCTTTACCATTACGAACAGGTTCACTTTTTTAGGACACAGGGTCCTTTATCTACCCCAACACCCTCAG TGCTTCCTTTTTCCG AGAAACCAGAACTGGCGCTGGTGGAATATTCCCCCAAAGGCAAAGGGGCCAAAGGGGCCAAAGGGCGCAAACCCATAAATGGTTGTCCGCTTTTGGTCACTGATGAAG gtACTGGAACAATTGATGGGAAATTCGATTGCGGCTATCTCGTTACGGTGAAATTCGGTTCGGAGACTCTCAGTGGAGTACTCTACCACCCTAACCAGCAGACTCTAGCCGCTTCTCCTAATCCAACTCCATCCCCCGAACCTGTCAATGCCATTGTACCCTACACCCCCCAAAGATCTGTTCGTGTTGCGGGttcgaggaggaggaggagatcaAGGAGGAGGACAGATCCCAACTACCCAAAACCCAACCGGAGCGGCTACAATTTCTTCTTTGCTGAAACGCATTTCAAGCTCAAGTCCCTCTACCCAAACAGAGAGAGGGAGTTTACCAAGATGATTGGCGAGTCTTGGAACAAACTCCCTGCAGAAGAGAGGCTGGTAACTACAGACAGATAA